The nucleotide sequence ggtatataaaattgcatttattcaacccgtgtaatacacggggttctaacctagttaatatatattaaaatttgGGTTGTAATCTATACACCTTAAAAAATTTGGCATTAATTTAAACGAGCCAACTAATGAGCGAGCTTACCTTGGCTCGGGTTGTTTACAAATGAGCTGATTTTGGGCGAGCATTATGAACAGCCGTAGTTGGTCTATGTGCTATTGTACAGTTCCTGAACATCATATCTGTGTTTCTTCTGCAGGCAGTTGACTTGTTTGTTGTGTTAAGCTCATTCCTGCCAAAAACAGGCCAGATTCTGTCGGTGTCCGTATATCCTTCCGAGTTTGGACTCAAGCGCATGGAAGAGGAGGCAGTGCGTGGTCCCGTTGGTTTATTTGATGACGAGGATGGGAAAAATAAAAATGATGATGATAGTGACAACAGTGACGATGACAATGAAATTGATAACGAAAAGTTGCGTGCTTATGAACTAAGTAGATTAAGGTAATTAAATCTTGATTAGTAAAATGTTCAAGCGTCTGTTTGCATATAATATTTTAGTATTAATGGTTTGTTTTCGTATCAGGTATTATTTTGCAGTGGTGGTATGCGATTCAATTGCTACAGCTGATTATATATACAAAAGCTGTGATGGTATTGAGTTTGAAAGATCATCAAATAAGTTAGATTTGAGGTTTATTCCAGACTCTATGGAATTTAAACACCCTGCACGTGATGTTGCTACCGAGGTActattatttaatttattttttcatttttttgtgtAGCATATTAAATTATTAATGCTATAATTCTTTATGTAAATGATCTTTTTTTGTCTCAGGCTCCGGCAAATTACGAAGGTATAGATTTTCAAACTCGAGCATTGCAACTCAGTAAAATTGATCTTACTTGGGATGAAAACGAACCCCAGCGCGTCAAGAAGTTTAAAAGGAAAATTAACGTCGACCAAGTATGTAAACGTCTTTAATCCTTTATTATTTTTTGTATAATTTTATTATTACATTAAAAACCCGTTTTTTAGCATTTGATGTGTGTTGTAAAATGCTAAAACCGCCCCTGGGGTTTGGCCTGATTCGCCTGTTACAtccaaaataactttttttttgtgcgtgtgtgtatatatattataattatttttattatttaacggtgaaaaaaacaattaaaaaaattaagTGGGTATATATATAAATGCGTGTATATAGGTATACATATAAAGGGTGGGGTTCTAgggtgaacactagtgtatttgtgaactgagtgaacaaatcctggccattgatttacatcatcatatcgtaaaatacactagtgtattttcatcatcaaatcctagccattgatttacacttgtgtattgataatcaagggctaggattagttcacacagttcactattaaggggttgttcacaaatgaacctaatcctatatataaatgtgtgtatataggtatatatattataattatttttattgtttttattaaagttaagaaagaaaataaaaaaacagaaaaataaatgggtaaattgccaaaatcgtctctGAGTTAACGATACATTTTAACTGGGTTTATGATTTGATtggaaatggcaacaaaatgtccagataaaaaaatatataaatgtttTGGATGTAACAAGCAAATCATctcaaacctcaaggacgattttGGCATTTTTACTCTATTTTTTTGTAAAACTTCATTATTACATTAATAACTTCTTTTAGTATTTGATGTGTGCTATGACACCATTTTTATGTTTATGAAGGAATCCAAGTATGTTAAGGATGAAAATGAATTGAAGGAACTTATTGCTTCAAGTGAGAGTGAACCCGATGAAGACGAGAATAACGTTGACGGTGGCgataaaaaaagacaaaaaaccgATGCATACCGCGCTCTACTTCAGTCTGGTGACGGTTCAGATGAAGACGAAGAGGACGGGAAAATGGATATGGAGGTGACTTTCAACACCGGTTTAGAGGATCTCAGCAAGAAAATTCTTGAAAAGAAAGATAAAGAAACAGAAACCGTTTGGGACGCGTATCTTCGTGAGcgaaaagagaaaaagaaagctAGAAAGAATAGATCCAAGAATTCTTCAGACGACGATGATGATGTTGGTGGTTCAGATGAACAACCCTTTGAAGAAAAGGGCGATTTCTTCGTGGGAGAAACcgcaaagaagaagaagaaagcgtCTCGTgataaaaaagataaaaaaactgAAACGGGTGATGAAGGTGAAGCAAGTAGAGCGGAACTTGAATTATTACTTGCCACAGATGAAGGCGGAGATGCTAATAACGTGAAAGGATATAATTTGAAACATAAAAAATCCAAAGGGAAAAAGGGCAAAGCCGACATTGACGAAGAGAAGATACCGACTGTCGATTATGAAGATCCGCGGTTTTCATCTCTCTTTACCCGGCCCGAATTCGCTTTGGACCCCACGGATCCCCGGTTTAAAAGGTATCTTCTATTCTTCTTTAGTTCCTATTTGTTTTGGTAATTTGTTGGTGGAATGATGATTTATTCATTTATTGATGTTTTGTTCAGGAGCGCGGCTTACGTGCGCCAGGTGGCACACAAGAGTAAGGGTGATGTGGATGAGATGGAGGGACGACATAACGATGTACCTGTAGCAGATCAG is from Helianthus annuus cultivar XRQ/B chromosome 9, HanXRQr2.0-SUNRISE, whole genome shotgun sequence and encodes:
- the LOC110878526 gene encoding pre-rRNA-processing protein ESF1, with translation MGSKNKKNKTANKPNTAAEVTGNRVFGAGNKPITDERFALSQKDPRFQDVPKHKNKVAIDSRFSRMFTDKNFSNSSARVDKRGKAKNDGVSSQSVLKNYYRIDEDDDVQRKQKKVREDVSESDDGDDDDDVESDEEKVESDSDDGEKVKNVKEKLLKLDSESELESESELSGDEVVDDYNTTDTDEDDEVYIEEETNALQEENVPEIDKETHRLAVVNLDWNQVQAVDLFVVLSSFLPKTGQILSVSVYPSEFGLKRMEEEAVRGPVGLFDDEDGKNKNDDDSDNSDDDNEIDNEKLRAYELSRLRYYFAVVVCDSIATADYIYKSCDGIEFERSSNKLDLRFIPDSMEFKHPARDVATEAPANYEGIDFQTRALQLSKIDLTWDENEPQRVKKFKRKINVDQESKYVKDENELKELIASSESEPDEDENNVDGGDKKRQKTDAYRALLQSGDGSDEDEEDGKMDMEVTFNTGLEDLSKKILEKKDKETETVWDAYLRERKEKKKARKNRSKNSSDDDDDVGGSDEQPFEEKGDFFVGETAKKKKKASRDKKDKKTETGDEGEASRAELELLLATDEGGDANNVKGYNLKHKKSKGKKGKADIDEEKIPTVDYEDPRFSSLFTRPEFALDPTDPRFKRSAAYVRQVAHKSKGDVDEMEGRHNDVPVADQAPQADDIKDSKKDKHEIAMLMKSVKMKSKQLPPVSSHGKKSKRKEK